A region from the bacterium genome encodes:
- the mnmG gene encoding tRNA uridine-5-carboxymethylaminomethyl(34) synthesis enzyme MnmG → MDKNIYDVIVVGGGHAGIEASSAVAKMGMSVLLITFKKDKIGQLSCNPAVGGVGKGQLVKELDALGGEMGKATDACAVQFRTLNRSKGYAVWSSRAQVDNVKYPLYMQQVLSNQSGINILEGEVTSIIIENRVVKGVEVEGSVVYTGKTVVLASGTFLNGIIYIGLERFKAGRLEDEQSSQKLSEQLKNIGFNMLRFKTATCARLEGKTIDFKKLIPQYGDEFPTTFSLTKLPPNFEQMPCFITYTNENTHKIIKDNIDSSPLFSDVSQGAGARYCPTLEDKILKFPHHNRHHIFLEPESRENSFYYPNGLFTGLPRDIQDQFIRTIEGLENVTITKYGYGIEYDIIEPTQIWPTTETKRISNLFLAGQINGTTGYEEAGVQGLLAGINASLKVKGEPPFVLDRTTGYIGVLLDDLTTRGTLEPYRMFTSRVEYRLMLREDNAEFRLREKGYKLGLVSKEKWEKTEDKREKISSLINELKEKKIIENDKTITAFEWLRKPDTYIKDVLPETKYSEEVLLKAEIEARYAPYIERMLQEMKEFKNLEKIKIPETTDFTKISGLSLEIQEKLSQFKPMTLGQASRISGVTPAAITRLIIYFGKKGSA, encoded by the coding sequence ATGGACAAAAATATTTATGATGTAATTGTTGTTGGGGGAGGGCACGCAGGAATAGAAGCATCTTCTGCGGTAGCAAAAATGGGGATGTCGGTTCTTCTGATAACATTTAAAAAAGATAAGATAGGTCAACTTTCTTGTAATCCTGCAGTAGGTGGGGTAGGGAAGGGACAACTTGTAAAAGAACTTGATGCACTCGGTGGGGAGATGGGGAAAGCAACTGACGCTTGTGCAGTTCAATTTAGAACACTTAACAGGTCAAAAGGGTATGCTGTCTGGTCATCGAGAGCTCAGGTTGATAACGTAAAATACCCTTTATATATGCAACAGGTTTTAAGTAACCAATCAGGCATAAATATTTTAGAAGGTGAAGTAACATCAATTATTATAGAGAACAGGGTAGTTAAAGGAGTAGAGGTTGAGGGTAGCGTGGTATATACTGGAAAAACTGTTGTTCTTGCTTCTGGAACTTTTTTGAATGGGATTATATATATTGGTTTAGAGAGGTTTAAGGCAGGCAGACTTGAAGATGAACAGTCAAGCCAAAAATTGTCGGAGCAACTAAAAAACATTGGGTTTAATATGTTAAGGTTCAAAACAGCTACCTGTGCTCGTCTTGAAGGTAAAACAATAGATTTCAAAAAACTTATTCCTCAGTATGGCGATGAGTTTCCAACAACTTTTTCTCTTACAAAACTTCCACCTAATTTTGAACAGATGCCTTGTTTTATTACTTATACCAACGAAAACACACATAAGATTATAAAAGACAATATTGATAGTTCACCATTGTTTTCTGATGTTTCACAAGGTGCTGGTGCAAGATATTGCCCAACACTTGAAGACAAAATATTGAAATTCCCTCACCATAACCGGCACCATATTTTTCTTGAACCAGAAAGCAGAGAAAATTCCTTTTATTACCCTAACGGATTATTTACAGGGCTTCCCAGAGATATACAAGACCAATTTATAAGAACCATAGAAGGACTTGAGAATGTTACAATTACAAAGTATGGTTATGGTATTGAGTACGATATTATTGAGCCGACCCAAATCTGGCCTACAACTGAAACAAAAAGAATTTCAAACCTATTTCTTGCAGGGCAGATAAACGGAACTACAGGGTATGAAGAAGCGGGAGTGCAAGGGCTTTTGGCAGGTATAAACGCTTCTTTGAAAGTTAAAGGTGAACCACCATTTGTGCTTGATAGAACCACCGGATATATAGGGGTTCTACTTGATGATCTTACCACCAGAGGTACTTTAGAACCTTACCGTATGTTTACCTCGAGAGTGGAGTATCGGCTTATGCTTAGAGAGGACAACGCAGAGTTTCGGTTAAGAGAAAAAGGGTATAAACTTGGGTTGGTAAGTAAAGAAAAATGGGAAAAAACAGAGGATAAGAGAGAGAAAATATCTTCTTTGATAAATGAACTTAAAGAAAAAAAAATAATTGAGAACGATAAAACAATAACTGCTTTTGAATGGCTACGTAAACCAGATACATATATAAAAGATGTTTTACCTGAAACCAAATATTCAGAAGAAGTGCTTTTAAAAGCAGAAATAGAAGCAAGGTATGCGCCATACATAGAAAGAATGTTGCAGGAAATGAAAGAGTTTAAGAATCTTGAAAAAATCAAAATACCAGAGACCACCGATTTTACTAAAATATCTGGGTTATCTCTTGAAATACAAGAAAAACTGTCTCAATTCAAACCTATGACTCTTGGGCAGGCAAGTAGAATTTCTGGTGTTACGCCAGCAGCTATTACAAGATTAATAATATACTTTGGGAAGAAAGGTTCTGCTTAA
- the cysS gene encoding cysteine--tRNA ligase: MLRFYNTLNKKKEEFKPLVEGKVGLYTCGPTVYDLAHIGNFRAYVFEDLLHRYLEYVGFKVVRVMNITDVDDKTIAGSLKEGIDLKQYTNRYLKAFVEDMEILRLKSPDYLPRATEHIKEMEEIVKTLLTKGYAYEKDGDIYFSIKKFPTYGQLAGVNLDEVRSGARVSADEYSKDDARDFALWKKEDEGVFWDTSLGRGRPGWHLECSAMSMKYLGESFDIHTGGEDNIFPHHENEIAQSEATTGKKFVNYWMHCAHLLVNNEKMSKSKGNFYTIRDLISKNFNPVAIRYLLLSSHYRDPLNFTETSLKQSENTVRNYNAFYQSLSFCKGELSNKTIKQDIQKAREEFKKALNDDLNISAAMGAIFFFIKNSNISISAGEMGKEDAEETKRFLEEIDSVLAILEKEEIDISEEEALLIQQREVARKEKDFNKADNIRDALLQKGIFLEDTPYGTRWRIGK; encoded by the coding sequence ATGTTAAGATTTTATAATACACTAAACAAGAAAAAAGAAGAGTTCAAACCTTTAGTAGAAGGTAAAGTTGGACTTTATACCTGCGGGCCAACAGTATATGATTTGGCTCATATTGGAAATTTTAGAGCGTACGTCTTTGAAGACCTACTACACAGGTACCTGGAATATGTTGGATTTAAGGTTGTTCGGGTTATGAATATTACAGATGTTGACGATAAAACTATTGCTGGCTCTCTGAAAGAAGGTATAGACCTAAAACAATATACCAACAGGTACCTTAAAGCTTTTGTTGAGGATATGGAGATTCTTAGACTTAAAAGCCCAGATTATCTACCAAGGGCAACAGAACATATAAAAGAGATGGAAGAGATTGTTAAAACTCTTCTGACCAAAGGGTACGCCTATGAAAAAGATGGAGATATATATTTTAGTATAAAGAAGTTTCCTACATACGGGCAACTTGCAGGTGTAAACCTTGACGAAGTACGTTCAGGAGCAAGGGTGTCGGCAGATGAGTATTCAAAAGATGATGCAAGAGATTTTGCTTTATGGAAAAAAGAAGATGAAGGGGTGTTCTGGGACACTTCACTTGGAAGAGGACGCCCAGGTTGGCACCTTGAATGTTCTGCTATGAGTATGAAATATCTTGGCGAAAGTTTTGATATACATACAGGTGGAGAGGATAATATTTTTCCCCACCATGAAAACGAGATAGCTCAAAGTGAAGCTACAACTGGAAAAAAGTTTGTCAACTACTGGATGCATTGCGCTCATCTGTTGGTAAACAACGAAAAAATGTCTAAATCAAAAGGCAATTTTTACACCATCAGGGACCTTATCTCTAAAAATTTTAACCCTGTTGCTATTAGGTACCTACTGCTTTCTTCCCATTATAGAGACCCTCTCAATTTTACGGAAACATCTTTAAAACAATCTGAAAATACAGTTAGAAATTATAATGCGTTTTACCAATCCTTAAGTTTTTGTAAAGGAGAGTTGAGCAATAAAACCATAAAACAAGATATACAGAAAGCAAGAGAAGAGTTCAAAAAGGCTCTTAATGATGACCTTAATATTTCAGCTGCAATGGGAGCAATATTTTTCTTTATAAAAAACTCCAATATATCTATATCTGCTGGAGAAATGGGTAAAGAAGACGCAGAAGAAACAAAAAGGTTTCTTGAAGAGATTGATAGTGTGCTTGCAATTCTTGAAAAAGAAGAGATTGATATATCCGAAGAAGAGGCTCTCTTGATACAACAAAGAGAAGTCGCAAGAAAAGAAAAAGATTTTAACAAAGCTGATAACATAAGGGATGCTCTGTTGCAAAAAGGAATCTTTCTTGAAGATACCCCTTATGGAACAAGGTGGAGAATTGGTAAATAG
- a CDS encoding type II secretion system protein GspG codes for MEQGGELVNRKIDKTGITMVEILVVIAIIALITAAAIPVYNKARVRALIVRTKTTINAIEAALSMYTTDFGDYPAFDGTETKLLVGLLQGPVDSNLWKGPYMRFKEKDLDENGNILDAWSTPLYYKYPQDDKTNVPYLIISAGIDRKLQTEDDIGNW; via the coding sequence ATGGAACAAGGTGGAGAATTGGTAAATAGGAAGATTGATAAAACAGGTATAACAATGGTTGAGATACTTGTTGTTATTGCTATTATTGCTTTGATTACCGCTGCCGCTATACCTGTATATAATAAAGCACGAGTAAGAGCATTGATTGTTAGAACAAAAACAACAATAAATGCCATAGAAGCGGCTTTGTCTATGTACACAACAGATTTTGGGGATTACCCTGCTTTTGATGGAACAGAGACCAAACTTTTAGTAGGGTTACTCCAAGGACCTGTTGATAGTAACCTATGGAAAGGACCCTATATGAGGTTCAAAGAGAAAGACCTTGATGAGAACGGGAATATACTAGACGCTTGGAGTACTCCTCTATATTACAAATACCCGCAAGATGACAAAACAAACGTACCGTACCTAATTATATCAGCAGGTATTGATAGAAAACTCCAAACGGAAGATGATATAGGGAATTGGTAA